From a single Nostoc edaphicum CCNP1411 genomic region:
- a CDS encoding SDR family oxidoreductase codes for MQDKVVVIVGATGGIGSALTHKLAPTGVRLVLAARDAVRLTTLANDLPGQVLTVPTDITDPQQVDTLIEKTIAEFGQIDILVNAAGAGILKPYNSLEPADLDKMLDVNLKGSFYTTQAAAEEMQKRKSGHICNVVGILGKHSMGMAAAYSASKFGVVGFSKCMAEELKRFGIKFTLFYFGGVDSPFWDNVNLKVDRKKMLSAETAANAIFFAISAEPQAVPMEINIQSDSHLFF; via the coding sequence ATGCAAGATAAAGTCGTTGTTATTGTCGGTGCTACTGGTGGTATTGGTTCAGCTTTAACACACAAACTTGCGCCTACCGGAGTCCGGTTGGTACTGGCTGCGAGAGATGCGGTTCGTTTAACAACACTGGCAAATGATTTACCAGGGCAAGTTTTGACCGTTCCCACTGATATTACTGATCCCCAACAGGTAGATACTTTGATAGAAAAGACCATCGCTGAGTTTGGTCAAATCGATATTTTAGTGAATGCAGCTGGTGCTGGTATACTCAAGCCCTACAACAGCCTGGAACCCGCTGATTTAGACAAGATGTTAGATGTCAACTTAAAAGGCAGTTTTTACACCACTCAGGCGGCTGCTGAAGAGATGCAAAAGCGCAAGTCTGGTCACATCTGTAATGTGGTAGGAATTTTGGGCAAGCATTCGATGGGGATGGCAGCAGCTTATTCTGCTTCTAAGTTTGGTGTTGTCGGTTTTAGCAAGTGCATGGCAGAGGAACTCAAGCGTTTTGGTATCAAGTTCACGCTATTCTACTTTGGTGGGGTAGATTCTCCTTTTTGGGATAACGTCAACCTAAAAGTAGACCGGAAAAAAATGCTCAGTGCTGAAACTGCTGCCAATGCTATTTTCTTTGCCATTTCTGCCGAACCGCAAGCTGTGCCAATGGAAATTAACATTCAATCTGATAGTCATCTGTTCTTTTAA
- a CDS encoding NYN domain-containing protein codes for MKSQGYQLVHVPEGKNSADAKMIAFGACILRSYPTVKEILVCSSDGILIHLCNELQNQGLIVYWVRRQGQSLHIENRNSGKLTHYSLSVATEVPSLEKVKVVDPIQDLIKSEQELINAQLNRLVDVATLFQEKCDINIQDNSSSPENEKVISVLDNSFTESIPEAKKEDFAKVTNGKALDKILLKVIQDIQRKSPKTKLSVSMLGSELRKITGESPNSIIKKLNLGSSFLKYLKSSSTFTLKANGKEYEVTALPCE; via the coding sequence GTGAAAAGTCAGGGCTATCAACTTGTCCATGTGCCTGAAGGTAAAAATAGTGCTGATGCAAAAATGATTGCATTCGGTGCTTGTATTTTACGCTCTTATCCAACAGTTAAAGAAATATTAGTCTGTTCTAGCGATGGAATTTTAATTCACCTATGTAACGAACTCCAAAACCAAGGGTTGATTGTCTATTGGGTACGTAGACAAGGGCAAAGTTTGCATATAGAAAATCGTAATTCTGGCAAATTAACTCATTATTCATTATCAGTGGCAACAGAAGTTCCATCCTTGGAAAAAGTAAAAGTGGTTGATCCAATTCAAGATTTAATTAAAAGTGAACAGGAATTAATCAATGCTCAATTAAACAGGTTAGTAGATGTTGCAACGTTATTTCAAGAAAAATGTGATATTAATATTCAAGATAATTCGAGTTCACCAGAAAATGAGAAAGTCATTTCTGTCTTAGATAACTCTTTTACAGAATCTATTCCAGAAGCTAAAAAAGAAGATTTTGCGAAAGTTACTAATGGAAAAGCATTAGATAAAATACTATTAAAAGTTATTCAAGATATACAAAGAAAATCTCCTAAAACTAAATTATCTGTGTCTATGCTAGGCTCAGAGTTACGGAAAATTACCGGAGAATCACCCAATTCAATTATTAAAAAATTAAACTTAGGTTCTAGTTTTCTTAAATATCTAAAATCGTCTTCCACATTTACATTAAAAGCAAATGGCAAGGAATATGAGGTAACAGCACTACCCTGCGAGTAA
- a CDS encoding IS1 family transposase → MKCPLCESTSYYKNGRHNDQQNYLCKNCGKQFLEPVFPHSLKSDLLANSNGHSKVSMAKETEFSLVKNLVEEKVAEKSLGSFSFILAEKLLQAILSPDWLESDMFSQLILKIQQKNEVKHQL, encoded by the coding sequence ATGAAATGTCCTCTGTGCGAATCTACTTCATATTATAAAAATGGTCGTCACAATGACCAGCAGAATTACCTCTGCAAAAATTGTGGTAAACAATTCCTTGAGCCTGTATTTCCTCATTCCTTAAAAAGTGACTTGCTTGCTAACAGCAACGGGCACAGTAAAGTATCTATGGCTAAAGAGACGGAATTTTCTTTAGTGAAAAACCTAGTAGAAGAAAAAGTAGCAGAGAAAAGTCTTGGCTCTTTTAGTTTTATATTAGCTGAAAAACTGCTGCAAGCTATATTATCGCCTGATTGGCTAGAATCTGATATGTTCAGCCAATTGATCCTGAAAATTCAGCAAAAAAATGAAGTTAAACATCAGTTATAA
- a CDS encoding phosphate ABC transporter ATP-binding protein, translating into MSKLIPAIRVKNFSFYYDTQKIVEGVSMDIYQNQVTAIIGSSGCGKSTFLKSLNRMTELEGDVRVEGRVEFYGQSIYERRVNINRLRRQVSMVFPKPNLFPMSVYDNVAYGVKLVGWHPKVELDGIVESAIKAAELWDEVKNKLHKSALELSGGQQQRLCIARALAVKPNVLLMDEPCSGLDPAGSTKIEHLIHNLRSELTIVIVTHNLQQVTRLSDFTAFFYNNENRITQMVEFGTTHKIFTNPVDCRTRDYVFARVS; encoded by the coding sequence ATGAGTAAACTAATTCCAGCCATCAGAGTCAAAAACTTCAGCTTCTATTACGACACTCAAAAGATAGTTGAAGGCGTGTCAATGGATATTTACCAAAACCAAGTCACGGCAATTATTGGTTCTAGTGGTTGTGGTAAGTCTACTTTTCTTAAATCGTTAAATCGCATGACTGAATTAGAAGGAGATGTGAGGGTTGAAGGAAGAGTAGAATTTTACGGGCAAAGTATTTATGAGCGTCGTGTCAATATCAATCGTTTACGTCGCCAAGTGAGTATGGTTTTTCCCAAGCCAAATCTTTTTCCCATGAGCGTTTATGATAATGTAGCTTATGGCGTGAAATTAGTTGGATGGCATCCGAAAGTAGAATTAGATGGGATTGTTGAATCTGCCATTAAAGCTGCCGAACTTTGGGATGAAGTGAAAAATAAGCTGCACAAATCTGCTTTAGAACTTTCTGGTGGTCAACAACAAAGATTATGTATTGCTCGTGCTTTAGCAGTCAAACCGAATGTTTTGTTGATGGATGAACCTTGTTCAGGTCTTGATCCTGCTGGTAGTACGAAAATTGAGCATTTGATCCATAACTTACGCTCTGAGTTGACAATTGTGATTGTTACTCACAATTTGCAGCAAGTTACTCGCCTATCTGATTTTACGGCTTTCTTTTATAACAATGAAAATCGTATTACTCAAATGGTTGAATTTGGTACTACACATAAAATCTTTACTAACCCCGTGGATTGTCGCACTCGTGACTATGTTTTCGCCCGCGTTAGTTGA
- the pstB gene encoding phosphate ABC transporter ATP-binding protein PstB, with protein sequence MVEIASSTLEKSIKASVNYLNFYYGGTVHALKDINMSVGEKQVTALIGPSGCGKTTLLRCFNRMHDLYPGNRYKGEITLEPDGINLLSNKVDPIEVRMRISMVFQRPNPFPKSIYENVAYGLKVRGESKRAVLDEKVEKALHEAALWNEVKDRLNDLAFNLSGGQQQRLCIARALATDPEIVLFDEPTSALDPIATASIEELIDQLKETVTILIVTHNMQQAARVSDYTAFMYLGELVEFDRTEKIFNHPLKQQTADYVNGRFG encoded by the coding sequence ATGGTAGAAATTGCATCATCAACCTTAGAAAAATCCATCAAAGCTTCGGTCAATTATCTAAATTTCTACTACGGTGGAACAGTCCACGCTCTCAAAGACATTAATATGTCAGTGGGTGAAAAACAAGTAACGGCGCTGATTGGCCCTTCTGGATGTGGTAAAACCACTCTGTTACGTTGTTTTAATCGAATGCATGACCTCTATCCTGGAAATAGATATAAAGGGGAAATCACCCTTGAGCCAGATGGGATTAACCTGCTCAGTAATAAGGTTGACCCAATTGAGGTACGGATGCGGATTAGTATGGTGTTTCAAAGACCTAATCCCTTTCCTAAATCCATTTACGAAAATGTGGCTTATGGTTTGAAGGTGCGGGGTGAATCGAAACGTGCAGTCCTTGATGAAAAAGTAGAGAAAGCTTTGCATGAAGCAGCTTTGTGGAATGAAGTCAAGGATCGCTTGAATGATTTAGCTTTTAACCTTTCTGGTGGTCAACAGCAGCGATTGTGTATCGCCCGCGCTTTGGCGACTGACCCTGAGATTGTTCTATTTGATGAGCCGACATCAGCTTTAGACCCCATAGCTACCGCCAGCATTGAAGAGTTGATCGATCAATTAAAGGAAACGGTGACGATTTTGATTGTCACTCACAATATGCAGCAGGCCGCTCGTGTTTCTGATTACACCGCGTTTATGTATTTAGGTGAGTTGGTGGAATTTGATCGGACAGAAAAGATTTTTAATCACCCCTTGAAGCAACAAACGGCAGACTATGTGAATGGTCGTTTTGGATAA
- the pstA gene encoding phosphate ABC transporter permease PstA, whose protein sequence is MTTLNIQEVRKTISRNKRSQYIFNIIGILSMLFGIVTLLALLFDLITDGFPRLSWQFLTSFPSRRAEEAGILSASVGTLLVMFVTSLVAIPIGIASGIYLEEYARKNWLSDVIEINVTNLAGVPSIIYGLLALGVFVYGFNFGRSIITAGFTLALLVLPVVIVSTREALRAIPNSIREAAYATGASKWQMIWDHILPYSTGTILTGIIVALARAIGETAPLITIGALTFIAFLPEPPITGQFPYISFSWLLAPFTVMPIQMFDWVSRPQAEFQVNAAAAGIVLIAITLAMNAVAIYIRYRLRKKIKW, encoded by the coding sequence ATGACAACTCTTAATATTCAAGAAGTCCGTAAGACTATTAGTCGGAATAAGCGATCGCAATATATTTTCAACATTATTGGCATATTGTCAATGCTGTTTGGTATTGTCACATTACTGGCACTATTGTTTGATTTAATCACCGATGGTTTTCCACGTCTTTCGTGGCAATTTTTGACTTCGTTTCCTAGTCGCAGGGCGGAAGAAGCAGGTATTCTCTCAGCTTCGGTAGGAACGCTCTTGGTAATGTTTGTAACGTCTTTAGTAGCTATACCCATTGGTATAGCATCAGGTATTTACTTAGAAGAGTATGCCCGAAAAAATTGGTTGTCTGATGTAATTGAAATTAATGTCACCAACTTAGCTGGTGTTCCCTCGATTATTTACGGACTTTTGGCTTTGGGCGTGTTTGTTTATGGGTTCAACTTCGGCCGAAGCATTATTACTGCTGGCTTTACCTTGGCGTTATTGGTTTTACCAGTGGTGATCGTTTCTACTCGCGAGGCTTTACGTGCTATACCAAATAGTATCCGTGAAGCTGCCTATGCAACTGGGGCTTCTAAATGGCAAATGATTTGGGATCATATTTTGCCTTACTCAACAGGCACAATTCTCACTGGGATTATTGTTGCCTTGGCAAGAGCTATTGGTGAAACTGCACCCCTAATTACCATTGGTGCGCTGACATTTATAGCCTTCTTACCAGAACCACCAATTACTGGGCAGTTTCCCTACATCTCATTCTCTTGGTTACTCGCTCCGTTTACAGTTATGCCCATTCAAATGTTCGATTGGGTCTCTCGTCCCCAAGCTGAGTTTCAGGTGAATGCAGCAGCAGCAGGTATTGTTCTAATTGCCATTACTTTGGCTATGAACGCTGTAGCAATTTATATCCGCTATCGTTTACGCAAAAAAATCAAATGGTAG